Proteins from a genomic interval of Candidatus Omnitrophota bacterium:
- the rsfS gene encoding ribosome silencing factor: MGTDKRTEELARAAADTLAEVKGKDIVILELSEVSAFADFFVIATAESHVQMLAMADRVRDKMAQEGLKKIGRSEGRESRSWILMDFGSLIVHIFSKQAREYYSLEQFWGDARSILWPMDLNMDSKR; this comes from the coding sequence TTGGGAACGGATAAACGAACGGAAGAATTAGCCCGCGCCGCTGCGGATACGCTGGCGGAAGTGAAGGGGAAAGATATCGTTATCCTCGAATTGTCCGAGGTTTCCGCTTTTGCGGATTTCTTTGTCATCGCCACGGCGGAAAGCCATGTTCAAATGTTGGCGATGGCGGACCGGGTGCGGGATAAGATGGCTCAGGAGGGCTTAAAAAAAATCGGCCGTTCGGAAGGAAGGGAAAGCCGATCGTGGATTTTAATGGATTTTGGATCGTTGATTGTCCATATCTTCTCCAAACAGGCGCGCGAATATTATTCCCTGGAGCAATTTTGGGGAGACGCTCGATCGATTTTATGGCCGATGGATTTAAATATGGATTCGAAAAGATAA
- a CDS encoding flippase activity-associated protein Agl23 yields the protein MPQPAKNTITLTKFGLTIAAIIAFGVFVRVCALDRMAFHHDESIHALHSYNLYEGNASPCWYDPTYHGPFLYHFGAFYFLLFGDNDFTARLPFVSFGILMLYFIWRLRPWIGTSGMTACLILAAASPVLTYFSRFARNDIYMGTMALGIVLFALEYLRSRRAGDLAWMSFFLVLMYCCKENSLMYGFTFGSYIVFYGIYYLWKTPKEEKKTALSDIFTDRAPFVHILSLYALFSFAAFSLVFYVTHKEQFKLRSNQLRIQGGEESFGIGVLRTTWNEYVGGHWKVVPFWTVASIVGVIVLFVLFAWLYRKFRTAPETGSLISRLSRRYLLVLSCVLLILFVYSFLFTTMGTNPSGMKAGTVDYLLYWMGQQFNPRIAGPPDYYIPRLLVYEAASVFFAVLAFIFYLLGGLGWINFSAFLAAFFGVVYTYGIVVLGDASPKNFATYYVLLFSACIAIAIFLFKNIVKIFSFAPPELVEEKGLETQDHIPKEEKPGLSADGFRFFLIYWSVLSLLIYAMLEEKVPWLLTHQALPLVLLAGTFIGDVWDRLNPGVLRSVFACLAGLFVIYEARIDIKLNLYQNDDPREIIVYTQSDHIVKLVAEEMIRGAHTLGAEYLPPNPVKFLAALQGHAQWPYYWYLRHYRVMPAGGIPDKSNDYPYILIDENYDQRMKIWGEGKYAKRKLKHRVWWPYETKERLSLQQVFPFDYGRMGFINSQSEAWKAFWKYIIYRQVWSTPGSTDVLFYAKTPLIAPEAAPQVPDAYKLPPRPLQVVQMVGGVRGSENGQFNEPRGVALSPDETKLYVLDSRNGRIQVFNAETLQFIGYFGGPGSQPGAFEINKFDGPNGGMGVGPDGSVYATDTWQNDFGRINHYNAEGQSAKAILLPPGENFYSPRGLAVSPQDGSLYVADTGNKRIVKFNPAGGFGGVIVKSDLNEPVGVAVSPQGLIYVCDVAGKRVAAFNSAGQFVRQWQIFGWNSPNVEWIEPYVAVDARGFVYVTDSTTNTIHRFDPTGQNVMQGGGEGSGSGQLRGPKGIAIDSKGFLYIADSMNHRIVKARFPG from the coding sequence ATGCCTCAACCTGCAAAAAATACGATTACGCTGACAAAATTCGGTTTGACGATTGCCGCCATTATCGCCTTTGGCGTTTTTGTCCGCGTCTGCGCCTTGGATCGAATGGCGTTTCACCACGACGAATCGATTCACGCTCTTCACAGTTATAACTTATATGAAGGGAATGCTTCACCCTGCTGGTACGATCCGACGTATCACGGCCCGTTTCTTTATCATTTCGGCGCCTTTTATTTTCTCTTGTTCGGCGATAACGATTTCACGGCGCGGCTGCCGTTCGTCAGTTTCGGCATCCTGATGCTTTATTTCATCTGGCGCTTGCGGCCGTGGATTGGAACCTCCGGCATGACGGCGTGCCTGATCTTGGCGGCCGCCTCGCCAGTATTGACCTATTTTTCCCGCTTCGCCCGCAACGATATTTACATGGGGACGATGGCCTTGGGCATCGTCCTTTTCGCGCTGGAATACCTGCGTTCGCGCCGCGCCGGGGATTTGGCTTGGATGAGTTTCTTTCTTGTTTTAATGTATTGCTGCAAGGAAAATTCCCTTATGTATGGATTTACATTCGGTTCATATATCGTTTTTTATGGGATTTATTATTTATGGAAAACTCCCAAGGAAGAGAAAAAAACGGCCTTATCGGACATTTTTACGGATCGAGCGCCGTTTGTTCACATCCTTTCTCTCTATGCGCTGTTTTCTTTCGCCGCCTTCTCGTTGGTTTTTTATGTAACGCATAAAGAGCAATTCAAACTGCGCTCCAATCAACTGCGGATTCAGGGCGGTGAGGAATCCTTCGGCATCGGCGTTTTGCGCACAACCTGGAACGAATACGTCGGCGGACATTGGAAAGTTGTCCCCTTTTGGACTGTCGCCTCCATCGTCGGCGTCATCGTCTTGTTCGTCCTGTTCGCTTGGCTGTATCGAAAATTCCGCACGGCGCCGGAAACGGGATCGTTGATTTCGCGGCTCTCCCGGCGTTATCTTTTGGTTCTCTCCTGCGTTCTGCTGATTCTCTTCGTCTATTCTTTCCTCTTTACGACGATGGGAACCAATCCCTCCGGCATGAAAGCGGGAACGGTGGATTATCTTTTGTACTGGATGGGTCAACAATTCAATCCGCGCATCGCCGGTCCGCCGGATTATTACATTCCCCGCTTGTTAGTCTATGAGGCCGCATCTGTTTTCTTCGCCGTATTGGCTTTCATCTTTTATTTGCTCGGCGGTTTGGGATGGATCAATTTTTCCGCTTTTCTCGCCGCATTTTTCGGAGTCGTTTATACGTACGGCATAGTCGTTTTAGGAGACGCTTCCCCCAAGAATTTTGCCACTTATTACGTTCTTTTATTTTCCGCATGCATCGCCATCGCCATTTTTCTCTTCAAAAATATCGTCAAAATCTTCTCTTTTGCGCCTCCCGAACTTGTTGAGGAAAAAGGTCTTGAAACCCAGGACCATATCCCAAAAGAAGAAAAACCAGGATTGAGCGCGGATGGTTTCCGATTTTTCTTGATTTATTGGAGCGTACTTTCTCTGCTGATTTACGCCATGTTGGAAGAGAAGGTGCCATGGTTGTTGACGCATCAAGCTTTGCCTCTAGTCCTTCTTGCCGGGACGTTCATTGGCGATGTTTGGGATAGGCTCAATCCTGGCGTTTTGCGCAGCGTATTTGCTTGCCTAGCGGGTTTATTCGTCATTTACGAAGCGCGAATCGATATCAAACTGAATCTTTATCAAAACGACGATCCCCGCGAAATCATCGTCTATACCCAATCCGATCATATTGTCAAATTGGTAGCCGAAGAGATGATCCGAGGCGCTCATACGCTGGGCGCCGAGTATCTGCCGCCCAATCCGGTTAAATTTCTCGCCGCTTTGCAAGGCCATGCGCAGTGGCCGTATTATTGGTACTTGCGCCATTACCGCGTGATGCCGGCTGGAGGAATTCCAGATAAGAGCAACGATTACCCCTATATTCTCATCGACGAAAATTACGATCAGAGGATGAAAATTTGGGGGGAAGGGAAATATGCGAAAAGAAAACTGAAGCACCGCGTATGGTGGCCTTACGAAACTAAGGAACGTCTGTCTCTTCAGCAAGTATTTCCCTTCGATTATGGGCGGATGGGCTTCATCAATTCCCAGAGCGAGGCCTGGAAGGCGTTTTGGAAGTATATAATCTATCGGCAAGTGTGGAGTACGCCGGGATCGACGGACGTTCTCTTCTACGCCAAAACGCCCTTAATCGCGCCGGAAGCCGCTCCTCAAGTTCCCGACGCCTACAAACTGCCGCCTCGCCCCTTGCAGGTCGTCCAAATGGTTGGAGGCGTCCGCGGCTCGGAAAACGGCCAATTCAACGAACCGCGCGGCGTCGCTCTTTCGCCGGACGAGACAAAACTCTACGTTCTGGATTCCCGCAACGGACGAATCCAAGTCTTCAACGCGGAAACATTGCAGTTCATCGGCTATTTCGGCGGCCCGGGATCGCAGCCGGGCGCCTTTGAAATCAACAAATTCGACGGTCCCAATGGCGGTATGGGCGTGGGACCGGATGGTTCCGTCTATGCTACGGATACGTGGCAGAACGATTTCGGGCGCATCAACCATTACAATGCCGAAGGCCAATCCGCCAAAGCGATTCTTCTTCCCCCCGGCGAGAATTTTTACTCCCCTCGCGGGCTGGCCGTTTCCCCGCAGGATGGATCGCTTTACGTAGCGGATACCGGCAATAAGCGGATCGTCAAATTCAATCCAGCCGGAGGATTCGGCGGAGTCATCGTGAAATCCGATTTGAACGAACCCGTCGGCGTTGCCGTCAGTCCTCAAGGATTGATCTATGTTTGCGACGTGGCGGGCAAGCGAGTGGCGGCCTTTAATTCCGCGGGACAATTCGTAAGGCAATGGCAGATTTTCGGCTGGAATTCGCCGAACGTCGAATGGATCGAACCCTATGTCGCCGTGGATGCGAGAGGTTTCGTTTACGTTACCGATTCTACAACGAATACGATTCATCGATTCGATCCTACCGGACAAAACGTCATGCAGGGCGGCGGCGAAGGAAGCGGTTCGGGACAGTTGCGAGGCCCTAAAGGCATCGCTATCGATTCGAAGGGTTTTCTCTATATTGCGGACAGCATGAATCACCGCATCGTCAAAGCGCGTTTTCCGGGATGA
- a CDS encoding diguanylate cyclase → MVNELAGLSSSNSFSQITQLLEKPRTLLAVGVVDGDECYIDYLRRIGYVVEKQDGAKGIYDSILANIPDVLLLDIDGLGDLAIQVAQNMKENPLTYTMPIIVVVGKRDLEKEIAALEAGAEDYVVKPFHPPLLAARIHTSIRRNIRLQISNPLTGLPGAIYVEEQTSKRMQNKNPLAMCYADLDHFKAFNDKYGYSRGDNVIRILATILNEGVSIYGKKGDFVGHIGGDDFVMIIDFLRIDDVCGYVTQCFDALIPFQYDEIDMERGYIESVNRLGRPQKFPIMTVSIGVVTNEMREIDNYLIMTELAAEMKEYSKSISKSKKDPKSTYRVDKRTS, encoded by the coding sequence ATGGTCAATGAATTGGCGGGATTATCATCCAGTAATTCATTTTCTCAAATAACTCAGTTGCTGGAAAAACCGCGTACTTTACTGGCGGTTGGAGTTGTTGACGGAGATGAATGTTATATCGATTACTTGCGCCGCATCGGCTACGTCGTAGAAAAACAAGATGGGGCGAAGGGCATCTATGACTCCATTCTCGCCAATATTCCCGACGTATTGCTTCTGGATATCGATGGATTGGGCGATCTAGCCATACAAGTAGCCCAAAACATGAAAGAAAATCCGCTCACCTATACGATGCCGATTATCGTCGTAGTGGGCAAACGCGATCTTGAAAAAGAGATCGCGGCGCTGGAAGCGGGCGCCGAGGATTACGTCGTAAAACCTTTCCACCCCCCCTTGCTGGCGGCGCGAATCCATACCAGCATTCGCCGCAATATCCGTTTGCAGATTTCCAATCCCCTTACGGGTCTCCCTGGAGCTATCTACGTCGAAGAACAAACGTCCAAGCGCATGCAAAATAAAAATCCCCTCGCCATGTGTTATGCGGACTTGGACCATTTTAAGGCGTTTAACGATAAATACGGTTATTCGCGGGGAGACAACGTTATCCGCATTCTGGCCACGATCCTCAACGAAGGCGTAAGCATCTACGGAAAAAAAGGCGATTTTGTGGGGCATATCGGCGGGGACGATTTCGTGATGATTATCGATTTCCTTCGCATTGATGATGTCTGCGGGTACGTCACTCAATGCTTCGACGCGCTGATTCCTTTTCAATACGATGAAATCGACATGGAACGGGGATATATCGAATCCGTCAACCGGCTGGGCCGCCCGCAAAAATTCCCCATTATGACCGTCTCCATCGGCGTCGTGACCAATGAAATGCGCGAGATCGACAATTACCTCATCATGACGGAACTGGCCGCCGAGATGAAGGAATACTCCAAATCCATCAGCAAAAGCAAAAAAGATCCTAAAAGCACTTACCGCGTCGATAAACGGACCTCCTGA
- a CDS encoding D-glycerate dehydrogenase: protein MGPQVYVTRMLPQPALDRMKEAGFQFEVYPEDRAIPREVLLEKIKNRDGALCILTDAIDRDVFEQANKIRIFANYAVGYNNIDIGEATRRGIAVTNTPGVLTDATTDLAWALLFAAARRIVESDADLRQGKFDGWGPMRFLGQDVTGAVLGVVGMGRIGKAFAARAAAFQMKILYVSRKPEPEFEAAYAPSARRVELDELLRRSDFVSLHVPLSPETTHLIGERELRLMQPHAILVNTARGPIVDEGALVKALEEKWIWAAALDVYEQEPKVHPGLIGLSNAVLCPHIGSATFRTRTRMGLMAVENLIAFFSGKRPPNLVNSEIWKK, encoded by the coding sequence ATGGGGCCGCAGGTTTATGTTACGAGGATGCTCCCCCAACCGGCGTTGGACAGGATGAAAGAGGCCGGTTTTCAATTCGAGGTCTATCCCGAAGACCGAGCCATCCCCCGCGAGGTTCTCCTGGAGAAGATTAAAAACCGCGACGGCGCGCTTTGCATTCTGACGGATGCCATTGACCGCGACGTCTTCGAGCAAGCGAATAAAATCCGCATTTTCGCCAACTACGCCGTTGGCTATAACAATATCGACATCGGCGAAGCCACGCGGCGCGGAATCGCCGTCACCAATACGCCCGGCGTTTTGACGGACGCCACTACAGATCTGGCCTGGGCCTTGCTCTTCGCGGCGGCGAGGCGAATCGTGGAATCGGACGCCGATCTTCGCCAAGGAAAATTCGACGGCTGGGGGCCGATGCGCTTTTTGGGTCAAGACGTAACCGGCGCCGTTTTGGGCGTCGTGGGCATGGGGCGCATTGGAAAAGCCTTCGCCGCCCGCGCCGCCGCTTTCCAAATGAAAATCCTTTACGTTTCGCGCAAACCCGAACCGGAGTTCGAGGCGGCTTACGCGCCCAGCGCCCGCCGCGTGGAACTGGACGAATTGTTACGGAGAAGCGATTTCGTCAGCCTGCATGTTCCTCTCTCTCCGGAAACGACGCATCTCATCGGGGAGAGAGAATTGAGGCTGATGCAGCCTCACGCCATTCTCGTCAATACCGCCCGCGGACCGATCGTCGACGAAGGGGCGCTGGTCAAGGCGTTGGAAGAAAAATGGATTTGGGCGGCGGCTCTCGACGTTTACGAACAAGAGCCGAAAGTCCATCCTGGATTGATAGGATTGTCCAACGCCGTGCTCTGCCCCCACATCGGCAGCGCCACCTTCCGAACCCGCACGCGAATGGGATTGATGGCTGTAGAGAATCTGATCGCTTTCTTTTCGGGAAAAAGGCCTCCGAACCTGGTCAATAGCGAAATCTGGAAAAAATAG
- a CDS encoding tetratricopeptide repeat protein gives MDLLEKGKKLAQQGKFEEALDSLILAWENDKENADIHFYLGLCYSSLQQFGYARYHYELALVFNPNHPKTKLVWEGIKNESPEKPPERRLTRAAAAKARKEQAEEQNEATAEPEFDENRITLHNIKITEDKWEKAFPASALMEDKNKTSPLLLVFIILIVVAMIAALLFFLLYSFGILTI, from the coding sequence ATGGATCTATTGGAAAAAGGCAAAAAACTGGCGCAACAGGGGAAATTCGAAGAGGCTTTAGATAGCCTTATCCTGGCATGGGAAAACGATAAAGAGAATGCGGATATCCATTTTTATCTCGGATTATGCTACAGCTCGCTGCAACAATTCGGATACGCTCGTTATCATTACGAACTGGCGCTCGTTTTCAATCCCAACCATCCGAAAACCAAATTGGTTTGGGAGGGAATCAAGAATGAATCTCCCGAAAAACCGCCCGAACGGCGTTTGACTCGAGCCGCCGCCGCCAAAGCGCGCAAAGAACAGGCGGAAGAGCAAAATGAAGCAACTGCAGAGCCGGAATTCGACGAAAATCGCATAACTCTCCATAACATCAAAATCACGGAGGACAAATGGGAAAAAGCGTTTCCCGCCTCCGCGTTGATGGAAGATAAGAACAAAACTTCTCCCTTGCTCCTGGTTTTCATCATCCTCATCGTTGTCGCCATGATCGCCGCCCTATTATTTTTCCTTCTTTACTCATTTGGCATTCTAACGATCTGA